Proteins from a genomic interval of Xanthomonas sp. AM6:
- a CDS encoding YcgL domain-containing protein has translation MQAYVYKSQRKPDTYLYLAKRDDFGCLPQALLASLQPLGFVLEVALTAERTLARTDPAAVRANLAGCGFHLQLPPLPDGRTDRHDD, from the coding sequence ATGCAAGCCTACGTCTACAAAAGCCAACGCAAGCCGGACACCTATCTCTACCTCGCCAAGCGCGACGACTTCGGCTGTCTGCCGCAGGCGCTGCTGGCGTCGCTGCAGCCGCTGGGGTTCGTGCTCGAGGTGGCGTTGACCGCCGAGCGCACCCTGGCCCGCACCGACCCGGCCGCGGTCCGCGCGAATCTGGCCGGCTGCGGCTTCCATCTGCAGTTGCCGCCGCTCCCCGACGGCCGGACCGATCGACACGATGACTGA
- a CDS encoding beta-ketoacyl-[acyl-carrier-protein] synthase family protein — MAPVAIRAYTATTALGSGLQAQATALRDGRSGLRRNDFGAQPLPCWIGRVDALESLPLPSALADWECRNNRLAWLALQQDGLREAVAAAAQRHGAERVAVVMGTSTSSIGASEEAYTRLEHDAEGARFPADLERPIVHTPHSLGDFVQHATGLRGPCITVATACSSSAKVFAQAARLIAAGVVDAALVGGVDTLCGSVLFGFNALQLVSPEPCRPFDVRRVGLSLGEAGGYALLERTDAAAAPPALAVLCGYGESSDAHHMSAPHPQGLGARLAMGAALRRGGVEAAEVGYLNLHGTATPANDSIEAAAVAALFPATLHASSTKAWTGHTLGAAGIVESVFALLALREGLLPGTLNSDQPDPECGPQIRFAAAHAQVRYAMNNSFGFGGNNCSLLFGRA, encoded by the coding sequence ATGGCACCCGTCGCGATTCGTGCATACACCGCGACCACCGCGCTCGGCAGCGGGCTGCAGGCCCAGGCCACGGCGCTGCGCGACGGCCGCAGCGGCCTGCGCCGCAACGATTTCGGCGCGCAGCCGCTGCCCTGCTGGATCGGCCGCGTGGACGCGCTGGAAAGCCTGCCGCTGCCGTCGGCGCTGGCCGACTGGGAATGCCGCAACAACCGCCTGGCGTGGCTGGCGCTGCAGCAGGACGGCCTGCGCGAGGCGGTCGCCGCCGCCGCGCAGCGCCATGGCGCCGAGCGCGTGGCGGTGGTGATGGGCACCTCCACCTCCAGCATCGGCGCCAGCGAGGAGGCCTATACCCGGCTCGAGCACGATGCCGAGGGCGCGCGCTTTCCCGCCGACCTGGAGCGGCCGATCGTGCATACGCCGCACTCGCTGGGCGATTTCGTGCAGCACGCCACCGGCCTGCGCGGGCCGTGCATCACCGTCGCCACCGCCTGTTCGTCCAGCGCCAAGGTGTTCGCGCAGGCGGCGCGGCTGATCGCCGCCGGGGTGGTGGATGCGGCCCTGGTCGGCGGCGTGGACACCTTGTGCGGCAGCGTGCTGTTCGGTTTCAACGCGCTGCAGCTGGTGTCGCCGGAACCGTGCCGGCCGTTCGACGTGCGCCGGGTCGGGCTGTCGCTGGGCGAAGCCGGCGGCTATGCGCTGCTGGAGCGCACCGACGCGGCCGCGGCGCCGCCGGCGCTGGCGGTGCTGTGCGGCTACGGCGAATCCAGCGACGCGCACCACATGTCCGCGCCGCACCCGCAGGGGCTGGGCGCGCGCCTGGCGATGGGCGCCGCGCTGCGGCGCGGCGGGGTGGAGGCGGCCGAGGTCGGCTACCTGAACCTGCACGGCACCGCCACCCCGGCCAACGACAGCATCGAGGCCGCCGCAGTGGCGGCGCTGTTCCCGGCCACCCTGCACGCCAGTTCGACCAAGGCCTGGACCGGGCATACCCTGGGCGCGGCCGGCATCGTCGAGTCGGTGTTCGCGCTGCTCGCGCTGCGCGAGGGCCTGCTCCCCGGCACCCTCAACAGCGACCAGCCCGATCCGGAGTGCGGCCCGCAGATCCGCTTCGCCGCTGCCCACGCACAGGTCCGTTACGCGATGAACAATTCCTTCGGCTTCGGCGGCAACAACTGCTCGCTGCTGTTCGGCCGCGCATGA
- a CDS encoding beta-ketoacyl synthase chain length factor produces the protein MLTATIEGIGFWTGGLPNWAAARAFASGAGTTLETPARPASQLLAANERRRAPDTVAVSLEVALAACQDAGRDPATLPSVFTSTHGDLAITDYMCATLADDPLAISPTKFHNSVHNAAAGYWTIGAGATAAATAISAHRASFAQGLLEALSQLAAGEEAILLAGYDSRSAGPLGRVSHSEGLLGGALVLGAAALPGKPRLRVRLGDGAADADGGALARHAAGNAMAPMLALFDALAAGAAGCTLDAGGGRCLYVELAA, from the coding sequence ATGTTGACCGCGACCATCGAAGGCATCGGCTTCTGGACCGGCGGCCTGCCCAACTGGGCGGCGGCGCGCGCCTTCGCCAGCGGCGCCGGCACCACGCTGGAGACCCCGGCGCGGCCGGCGTCGCAGCTGCTGGCGGCCAACGAGCGGCGCCGCGCGCCGGACACGGTGGCGGTGTCGCTGGAAGTGGCGCTGGCCGCATGCCAGGACGCCGGCCGCGATCCGGCCACGCTGCCGTCGGTGTTCACCTCCACCCACGGCGACCTGGCGATCACCGACTACATGTGCGCCACGCTGGCCGACGATCCGCTGGCGATCTCGCCGACCAAGTTCCACAACTCGGTGCACAACGCCGCCGCCGGCTACTGGACCATCGGCGCCGGCGCCACCGCCGCGGCGACCGCGATCAGTGCGCACCGCGCCAGCTTCGCCCAGGGCCTGCTGGAGGCGCTGTCGCAGCTGGCCGCCGGCGAGGAGGCGATCCTGCTGGCCGGCTACGACAGCCGCTCGGCCGGCCCGCTGGGCCGCGTCTCGCACAGCGAGGGCCTGCTCGGCGGCGCGCTGGTGCTCGGCGCCGCGGCGCTGCCGGGCAAGCCGCGCCTGCGCGTGCGCCTGGGCGACGGCGCGGCAGACGCCGACGGCGGCGCGCTGGCCCGGCACGCCGCCGGCAATGCGATGGCGCCGATGCTGGCGCTGTTCGACGCGCTGGCCGCCGGCGCCGCCGGCTGCACGCTGGACGCAGGCGGCGGCCGCTGCCTGTACGTGGAGCTGGCGGCATGA
- a CDS encoding glycosyltransferase family 2 protein, translated as MSRSPLSAADAAILIPALNESLRIREVVGDALAHCPRVIVVDDGSDDGTSDCIADLPVTLIRHPQRRGKGAALRSGFAEAQRQGARAVMTMDGDGQHSAADFPRLLAAANRHPGCVIVGARLRKRASQPTIRRIGNDFGDWGIAWACGFQLVDSQSGQRLYPQSVFTLPDVPGEGFVFEAQLLISAARQAGARVVAVPIETRYAHQAGEFRKSHFRLVRDLWKITSHVVVQVCRYGQVLREYRRVRANPVLIDDAPGGFPEVPTPFDKEETT; from the coding sequence ATGAGCCGCAGCCCGCTGAGCGCCGCCGATGCCGCGATCCTGATTCCGGCATTGAACGAATCGCTGCGCATCCGCGAGGTGGTCGGCGATGCGCTGGCGCACTGCCCGCGGGTGATCGTGGTCGACGACGGTTCCGACGACGGCACCAGCGACTGCATCGCCGACCTGCCGGTGACGCTGATCCGCCACCCGCAGCGGCGCGGCAAGGGCGCCGCGCTGCGCAGCGGCTTCGCCGAGGCGCAGCGCCAGGGCGCGCGCGCGGTGATGACGATGGACGGCGACGGCCAGCACAGCGCCGCCGACTTCCCGCGCCTGCTGGCCGCGGCCAACCGCCATCCCGGCTGCGTGATCGTCGGCGCGCGGCTGCGCAAGCGCGCCAGCCAGCCGACCATCCGCCGCATCGGCAACGACTTCGGCGACTGGGGCATCGCCTGGGCCTGCGGCTTCCAGCTGGTCGACAGCCAGAGCGGGCAGCGCCTGTACCCGCAGTCGGTGTTCACCCTGCCCGACGTGCCCGGCGAAGGCTTCGTGTTCGAGGCGCAGTTGCTGATCTCCGCCGCGCGCCAGGCCGGCGCGCGGGTGGTCGCGGTGCCGATCGAGACGCGCTACGCGCACCAGGCCGGCGAGTTCCGCAAGAGCCATTTCCGCCTGGTGCGCGACCTGTGGAAGATCACCTCGCACGTGGTCGTGCAGGTCTGCAGGTACGGCCAGGTGCTGCGCGAATACCGTCGCGTCCGCGCCAATCCGGTGCTGATCGACGATGCCCCCGGCGGATTTCCCGAGGTGCCCACACCTTTCGACAAGGAAGAAACGACATGA
- a CDS encoding NAD(P)/FAD-dependent oxidoreductase — MNEQHADVVITGGGLAGLTLALQLRQRDPALRISVLERRAHPVREAAFKVGESSVEIGAHYFANVLGLREHLETEQIRKFGFRFFFSDGREDIDRCTELGVSQLLPTPSWQIDRGRFENFLGERARALGVEFIDGCTVRGIDLADDDADHQVRYERDGAAATLRARWVVDASGRAGLLKRKLGLAQDNAHNANAVWWRVDGLVDPNAWSQDSGWLQRCTPPDRWRSTNHMCGPGYWFWLIPLSSGAHSLGIVCDAQMHPLETMNTHDKAMAWLRTHQPQVARTLEQSQHALQDFLFLRKFSYGCKQVFSAQRWALTGEAGVFLDPFYSPGSDFIAISNTYICELIGRDRAGGNLAPYAELYQQLYFSFYENTLTLYQDQYPLFGDAQVMPVKVIWDYTYYWALLAPLFFSNRIADLPTLGRLRPDFTHARELNLGMQALLRDWGRHNAAQGQPEADGRLLDQYVIGWFHQLNAALNDVLDDAAFVARVRENVARMSWLAREVLGQARAQHPQIDGHGLDALLADTLDGERSLAATWYARAA, encoded by the coding sequence ATGAACGAGCAGCACGCGGATGTGGTGATCACCGGCGGCGGCCTGGCCGGGCTGACCCTGGCCCTGCAACTGCGCCAGCGCGACCCGGCACTGCGCATCAGCGTGCTGGAACGGCGGGCGCATCCGGTACGCGAGGCCGCGTTCAAGGTCGGCGAATCCTCGGTGGAGATCGGCGCGCACTACTTCGCCAACGTGCTCGGCCTGCGCGAGCACCTGGAAACCGAGCAGATCCGCAAGTTCGGCTTCCGCTTCTTCTTCTCCGACGGGCGCGAGGACATCGACCGCTGCACCGAGCTGGGCGTGAGCCAGCTGCTGCCGACGCCGTCGTGGCAGATCGACCGCGGCCGCTTCGAGAACTTCCTCGGCGAGCGCGCCCGCGCGCTGGGCGTGGAGTTCATCGACGGCTGCACGGTGCGCGGCATCGACCTGGCCGACGACGACGCCGACCACCAGGTGCGCTACGAGCGCGACGGCGCCGCGGCGACGCTGCGCGCGCGCTGGGTGGTGGACGCCAGCGGCCGCGCCGGCCTGCTCAAGCGCAAGCTGGGTCTGGCCCAGGACAACGCGCACAACGCCAACGCGGTGTGGTGGCGGGTGGACGGGCTGGTGGATCCCAACGCCTGGTCGCAGGACAGCGGCTGGCTGCAGCGCTGCACGCCGCCGGACCGCTGGCGCTCGACCAACCACATGTGCGGCCCGGGCTACTGGTTCTGGCTGATCCCGCTGTCCTCCGGCGCGCATTCGCTGGGCATCGTCTGCGATGCGCAGATGCATCCGCTGGAGACGATGAACACCCACGACAAGGCGATGGCCTGGCTGCGCACGCACCAGCCGCAGGTGGCGCGCACGCTCGAACAGAGCCAGCACGCGCTGCAGGACTTCCTGTTCCTGCGCAAGTTCTCCTACGGCTGCAAGCAGGTGTTCTCGGCGCAGCGCTGGGCGCTGACCGGCGAGGCCGGGGTCTTTCTCGACCCGTTCTATTCGCCGGGCAGCGACTTCATCGCCATCTCCAATACCTACATCTGCGAACTGATCGGGCGCGACCGTGCCGGAGGCAACCTCGCGCCCTACGCCGAGCTGTACCAGCAGCTGTATTTCTCGTTCTACGAGAACACCCTGACCCTGTACCAGGACCAGTACCCGCTGTTCGGCGACGCGCAGGTGATGCCGGTCAAGGTGATCTGGGACTACACCTACTACTGGGCGCTGCTGGCGCCGCTGTTCTTCTCCAACCGCATCGCCGACCTGCCGACGCTGGGCCGGTTGCGCCCGGACTTCACCCACGCGCGCGAACTCAACCTGGGCATGCAGGCGCTGCTGCGCGACTGGGGCCGCCACAACGCGGCGCAAGGCCAGCCGGAAGCCGACGGGCGGCTGCTCGACCAGTACGTGATCGGCTGGTTCCACCAGCTCAACGCGGCGCTGAACGATGTGCTGGACGACGCGGCGTTCGTCGCGCGCGTACGCGAGAACGTGGCGCGGATGAGCTGGCTGGCGCGCGAAGTGCTGGGCCAGGCGCGGGCGCAGCATCCGCAGATCGATGGCCACGGCCTGGACGCGCTGCTCGCCGATACGCTGGACGGCGAGCGCTCGCTGGCCGCCACCTGGTACGCGCGCGCAGCGTAG